Part of the Penicillium digitatum chromosome 4, complete sequence genome is shown below.
TTATGAGCACTATGGTGCTTTGTGTGATGTAATGGAGAGCACACCACCAAGGTGAGCAACCCAGGAGCCAGGAGATATTTGGTTCGTTGGGTTAAAGGTCAAGCATTTGACCTGCTGCTTTGAGGCAAACTAAAGCCATCGGAGTGTCAAGATGAATGGAACAGACTTCACCGGATAAACGCGAACGAAGAGCAGGTTGCGAAATGACAAGTTTGGTTGAATAAAATTGAAAAGCCAAACTCGTGCGTTGACGGACAAAGGCTCGGTCATCCCTGATTTCTGCAAAACGATACGTCGCAGGTAGGCGAGCGAACCAGTTCTCAGCGGCGCTGTTGAGCGATCTCATGGCCAATTCGGTGTCATTCGGTGATTTTCGTCCCGCTTCGGGGGAATATAACATCTCGATTGCTTCTCTCATCACAGCTGCCAAATCAATGGAGTAAAGTAAGTACAATGCGACGTTAGCCTGGAGCTGCTGGCTGGTTGAGGCCGATTGAGACATGGACtgtgaagaagatgaagggGCTAAAGGGTCGTTCGGTTCAGTCAGGGGATTGAAGGAGAGTAGAGAATCCACGAGGCGGCCTCTGGATTGAATGTCCAAAATAAGCCTCATAACATGCTCGTCCCGGAAGTCTTCCTCCTTGTAAGGCACTGGCAAAGGGGTGGTGCAGTGTTCTTGTTGCACCCTGGGCATGCGTCCAGTCACCACACAGAGCGAAATGTCCAATAGGTACAGCGCCCACCATAACCGATATCTTGTTTCCTTGGACACGTGCGTGATGCTGGTACTTTCGCTACGAAGGTGGATTCCCATCGCGACCGCCGACTGGATTGCGATACCGCATTTTCTCCAAGCCCTAAACCAAAATCAGTGGCTAAGTAAAGGCGCGCGGTATTCGACATACCTATTGGCCTGTCCTACGGAGAGCAAGTACAGTGACATGAGCCCCTCTACCTGTGTCTGCTGCAGGTTGGGATTCTCCAACAGCACACTCTCAATGGTGTGTAATCGCCAGGCACGGGAAAAATACACCATGTGGATGTTGTGATCTAGCTGAGAATGATCTCCAGAAAGCCCAGAGTGTCTTGCAGCGATCGCAAATACCATACTTAATAGCGCCATCCATTTGTTTCCAGGGTGTGTTGTTGAGTTCGAATAGAATGACCGACACTGGCTGAGAAAAATTTCTTTGCCGACGATGGGGAAGGAGGCGTGCGCAACTTGAAAGTATCTGTCCACAAGTTCATCGGCGACCGCTTGTGAGGGATATGCGAAGATATCTAGGTCGTTTATTGGCGGGATTCCGGTATCATCCATATAGAATGCACAGGAAGAAATTGATGGACGGGCTGATTCCTCGAACTGGACGTCCAGATCAGAGCTGGTCTGGCCGACGATCAAGCACTTAAGCCTGTATAGCCATGCCGTTGCCGAATGTTCTCCTACAAAACCAATAGCTTGCATTGTAATATCTCCATTAAAGTCCTCCACGGTGTGATCCACGTAGGAAGGCGCTTGGTTTGCCGAGTCTGTCTCATCTGGTACTTTGGCAACGGTCGGCGATGACAGGGAAAGGCTAGATATCTGTGGGTTGTTAGGTCTGTCAAAAGAGGCCTAATTTTGAATGGCCGGACCATGACATCTTCACTCACTTTTTGGAGAGCTTGATCGGCGACTTTGGTCAGTTCGGCGTCGAATTTGGGATAAATCTCGCGCACAAGAGATTCGTAGTGTTGGAGTTGTCTCGTTATAACTGTAAGTTGTCTAAGTCCTTGGGTAAATATTTTGGGCGATGACACCTAGGAACATCACAGACCTCGCATTTCTCTCTCGTTTCCCGTCGACGTAGACGCAAAGAACGTTGGCCTCCTGACACCGGAGGCAAGAAGGACGATGACCAGAACACTTGTTCTTCTGTTTCCGACAATTGTGGCATGCTCGACTAACTCGACCGTTATTGCTGTTATTGCTTGcaggtggaaggtcaagtcGGGGAATGGCCACTTTGGGGTTCATTGGCTGTTCCCTGATGACTTGAGATGTGCTCCAGGGAGAGTATGCACCGAAGGCAGTCGATGTCGACTCGAGTGGGGTCAAAGGCGAGGCCTCTCTACTCTCAAGCTCTGGTGTGAGAGGATCCTTATCATTTTGAGGGACAGATGGAAGGGGTCCAGACTGCGAAGAGTGACCAAGAGATGGCCTTCCGCTCATTGCGACTTGGCCCGCTATTCATTGTCGGTCCTCAATTCTAAGCGATGATGATTTAAAGTGAAACGCACAAACCAGCACGCCTGTGAGAAAGGGATCggaaagaaacccccccttAGCAGTGAAATATCCTTGCCGATGGTGGGATCATCGATGGCCGGAGTATAGCTTGTAACATTACTGTTTTGGCCAAAGAAATGAGACCTGTGATTGGCAGGCACATATTGCCGGTTGAATATTGTTCGGTATGGGCTAGTGTACCGTGATATCGAAACGG
Proteins encoded:
- a CDS encoding C6 transcription factor, putative, coding for MSGRPSLGHSSQSGPLPSVPQNDKDPLTPELESREASPLTPLESTSTAFGAYSPWSTSQVIREQPMNPKVAIPRLDLPPASNNSNNGREANVLCVYVDGKRERNARQLTVITRQLQHYESLVREIYPKFDAELTKVADQALQKISSLSLSSPTVAKVPDETDSANQAPSYVDHTVEDFNGDITMQAIGFVGEHSATAWLYRLKCLIVGQTSSDLDVQFEESARPSISSCAFYMDDTGIPPINDLDIFAYPSQAVADELVDRYFQVAHASFPIVGKEIFLSQCRSFYSNSTTHPGNKWMALLSMVFAIAARHSGLSGDHSQLDHNIHMVYFSRAWRLHTIESVLLENPNLQQTQVEGLMSLYLLSVGQANRAWRKCGIAIQSAVAMGIHLRSESTSITHVSKETRYRLWWALYLLDISLCVVTGRMPRVQQEHCTTPLPVPYKEEDFRDEHVMRLILDIQSRGRLVDSLLSFNPLTEPNDPLAPSSSSQSMSQSASTSQQLQANVALYLLYSIDLAAVMREAIEMLYSPEAGRKSPNDTELAMRSLNSAAENWFARLPATYRFAEIRDDRAFVRQRTSLAFQFYSTKLVISQPALRSRLSGELLAQNQPMTSKSESLERVQKALRWLTLVIQKSRGLVIRSLGRLPRPGFPWVPFPLFVITYTTSITGFPFDHPSTLDIWISK